From a region of the Roseivirga sp. 4D4 genome:
- a CDS encoding DUF4287 domain-containing protein, protein MATPEEMLQTMISNMPEKTGKSLDEWRALLGSTDLAKHGDIMKLLKGEHGVTHGFANTISQLYLKPELLAPKTNSGNEDDELLKGKEAIADIFKSVKAQFEAINGEVEFSYKKTYISLRTPKKQFALLQPSTKTRVDVGLNLKGVAPEGNIEAAGSWNAMVSHRVKLTDPSQVDDNLAAWLQKAYDANC, encoded by the coding sequence ATGGCCACTCCAGAAGAAATGCTCCAAACCATGATCAGTAATATGCCTGAAAAGACAGGGAAGTCTTTAGATGAGTGGAGGGCATTATTAGGTTCCACTGATCTGGCCAAGCATGGAGACATAATGAAACTTCTGAAGGGAGAGCATGGAGTGACGCACGGTTTTGCAAATACCATTTCTCAACTCTACTTAAAGCCAGAGTTGCTGGCACCAAAAACAAATTCAGGAAACGAAGATGATGAACTGCTAAAGGGGAAAGAAGCGATTGCAGATATCTTCAAGAGTGTAAAAGCCCAGTTCGAAGCCATTAATGGCGAAGTTGAATTTTCTTATAAGAAAACCTATATCAGTCTCAGAACACCTAAAAAGCAATTTGCTTTACTCCAGCCAAGTACAAAAACACGTGTTGATGTCGGTCTAAACCTTAAAGGAGTTGCTCCTGAAGGAAACATCGAAGCAGCAGGCAGCTGGAATGCGATGGTAAGTCACAGAGTAAAGCTGACTGACCCGAGTCAGGTGGATGATAATCTGGCCGCATGGTTGCAAAAAGCTTATGACGCCAATTGCTGA
- a CDS encoding DUF1801 domain-containing protein encodes MNKFQPIDFQDLDDLFAFLPEQELKLVEVLRNLVFECIPEVKEKLSYNVPFFRGRKTICFIWPGSVPWGGTFKGVQFGFTKGHLMLNEDGYLEAGTRKYVRTKTFRSLQEIDFEKLRSLLYEAAIIDAKT; translated from the coding sequence ATGAATAAATTTCAACCTATCGATTTTCAAGATCTGGATGATCTGTTTGCCTTTTTACCTGAACAAGAATTGAAGCTTGTTGAGGTTTTGAGAAACCTTGTCTTTGAATGTATTCCAGAGGTAAAAGAGAAGCTTTCGTACAATGTACCTTTCTTTAGAGGGAGAAAAACGATCTGTTTTATTTGGCCGGGATCGGTGCCATGGGGAGGTACCTTTAAGGGCGTCCAATTTGGTTTTACCAAAGGGCATTTAATGCTGAACGAAGATGGTTACCTGGAAGCTGGAACGAGAAAGTACGTACGAACCAAAACCTTTCGTTCCCTTCAGGAAATTGATTTCGAAAAACTCAGAAGCTTACTTTATGAAGCTGCTATTATCGATGCGAAAACATAA
- a CDS encoding DegT/DnrJ/EryC1/StrS family aminotransferase produces the protein MQVPFLDLKRTHKLIQSELESTFTRVLEGSYFLHGEDVSSFEKAFGKEHEYAHCVSTGNCTDALQLTLQAIGIGSGDEVIVPAMTWITDAEVVSNLGATPIFVDVNASGLIDVNLLEGKLTPKTRAIIPVHLYGQMAEMETIMAFAKKHDLFVIEDCAQATFAQHQSKKAGTWGHAAVFSFYPTKNLGALGDAGCMLTQDADLAAKVRKLANHGAADKHSHEMPGSNSRMDTLQAAVLNLKLPYLEKWNEERREIATHYNEAFADLPISLPKMESDNIHTFHVYQVQTDRRDDLKAFLRDRGVQTQIHYPKAIPFTKAYSSLAYQAEDLPEAYRVQGQTISLPLFPGMTNTEKQYVIQSVREFFKK, from the coding sequence ATGCAAGTACCTTTTTTAGACCTGAAGAGAACTCATAAGCTTATACAAAGCGAGCTGGAGAGCACCTTCACAAGAGTACTTGAAGGCTCATATTTCTTGCATGGCGAGGATGTAAGCAGTTTCGAAAAGGCCTTTGGAAAGGAACATGAGTATGCACATTGTGTAAGCACAGGCAACTGTACCGATGCCCTCCAACTGACTCTACAGGCAATAGGTATTGGCTCAGGTGATGAGGTAATCGTTCCGGCAATGACATGGATTACCGATGCTGAGGTGGTCTCAAACCTTGGCGCTACTCCAATATTTGTTGATGTCAACGCAAGCGGACTTATTGATGTCAATCTTTTGGAGGGAAAGCTAACTCCAAAAACGAGGGCGATCATCCCTGTCCATCTATATGGTCAAATGGCCGAAATGGAAACCATAATGGCGTTCGCTAAGAAGCATGATCTATTTGTCATTGAAGACTGTGCCCAAGCCACCTTTGCACAGCACCAAAGCAAAAAGGCTGGTACATGGGGCCATGCCGCAGTATTTAGCTTTTACCCCACGAAAAACCTTGGTGCACTAGGTGATGCTGGGTGCATGTTGACCCAAGATGCTGACCTTGCCGCAAAAGTTAGAAAATTAGCCAACCATGGTGCCGCAGATAAGCACTCTCATGAAATGCCGGGTAGTAATAGTAGAATGGATACGCTGCAGGCTGCCGTTCTCAATCTCAAGCTCCCATACCTGGAAAAATGGAACGAAGAGAGACGAGAAATTGCCACTCATTATAATGAGGCCTTTGCAGATTTACCCATTTCCCTTCCTAAGATGGAGTCTGATAACATTCACACATTCCATGTATATCAGGTTCAAACTGACAGACGAGACGATCTAAAGGCTTTTTTGCGGGATCGTGGAGTCCAAACTCAAATTCATTACCCAAAAGCTATACCTTTTACCAAGGCCTACTCTTCCTTAGCTTACCAGGCGGAAGATCTTCCTGAAGCCTATCGTGTCCAAGGTCAGACGATCTCCCTACCACTATTTCCCGGTATGACAAATACTGAAAAGCAATATGTAATTCAGTCTGTGAGGGAATTCTTCAAAAAATAA
- a CDS encoding MBL fold metallo-hydrolase, translating to MTNRRSFIKQSTALSALSILPNASLWETLFQNGYKMEALRNNVGIFTERGGTIGWMISDEGIVVVDSQFPAQAQNLVDEIKKKSDRQVDLLINTHHHGDHSSGNIAFKGIVKTVMAHENSLKNQKANAERANNADKQLFPDTTYKKGKIRQKVGGERVALHYFGAAHTDGDSFVHFENANIVHCGDLLFNRRAPFVDKSAGANITNWQVVMEKGYKAFDKDTQFVFGHSGNGFGITGTREDLKAFQNYLGKVIEFVKKGQAAGKTKEELASATEIPGAPEWKGRQSRPVNAAWMELFEE from the coding sequence ATGACGAATCGCAGATCATTCATTAAGCAAAGTACAGCCCTAAGCGCCCTATCTATTCTCCCAAATGCATCCCTTTGGGAAACGCTTTTTCAAAATGGGTATAAGATGGAAGCCTTGAGAAATAACGTGGGTATTTTCACAGAGCGGGGTGGTACCATAGGTTGGATGATTTCTGACGAAGGCATTGTGGTCGTTGATTCTCAATTTCCCGCCCAAGCTCAAAACCTGGTTGACGAAATCAAGAAAAAATCAGACCGACAGGTTGACCTTTTGATCAATACACATCACCATGGGGATCACAGTTCGGGTAATATTGCTTTCAAAGGGATTGTGAAAACTGTGATGGCGCATGAAAACTCTCTTAAGAACCAAAAGGCAAATGCAGAAAGAGCCAATAATGCTGATAAGCAGCTTTTTCCTGACACCACTTATAAAAAGGGTAAGATTAGGCAAAAAGTAGGCGGTGAAAGAGTCGCCTTGCACTACTTTGGAGCTGCGCATACAGATGGTGATTCATTTGTTCATTTTGAGAATGCGAATATTGTGCATTGTGGTGATTTACTCTTTAATCGCAGAGCTCCCTTTGTTGACAAATCAGCCGGTGCGAATATCACTAACTGGCAAGTGGTGATGGAAAAAGGCTACAAGGCATTCGACAAAGACACACAATTTGTTTTTGGTCACTCTGGCAATGGATTCGGTATAACCGGAACTCGTGAAGACTTAAAAGCTTTTCAAAACTACCTCGGTAAGGTAATCGAATTTGTGAAGAAAGGGCAGGCTGCTGGCAAGACTAAGGAAGAGTTAGCGAGTGCCACAGAAATTCCTGGCGCACCTGAATGGAAAGGTCGACAAAGCAGACCTGTGAATGCCGCCTGGATGGAACTCTTCGAGGAGTAA
- a CDS encoding type III pantothenate kinase, whose amino-acid sequence MLLAIDAGNTNIVFGIHDGTDWIQEWRFETVPIKNQIEYELFLRLNFLEANLTLEDVNRVVISSVVPQLNDILSEFTKPLIDKEPVFVGPKVYDKLPINTQNPYEIGTDLIANAMAGHVLYQEDIIIVDFGTALTFTVVAGDGNIKGVNIAPGLKTAIVALVGNTAQLPEVPLELPDSVIGTNTTTAIQNGVLWGYVSMVEGMLDRIQKELNKEAKVIATGGLSSILHPLHDRFDQVNRHLTLEGLRFIHEAVIEKV is encoded by the coding sequence ATGCTACTCGCGATAGATGCCGGTAATACCAACATTGTTTTTGGGATCCATGATGGTACTGACTGGATTCAGGAATGGCGATTTGAAACCGTACCAATTAAGAATCAAATTGAGTACGAACTCTTCCTGAGGTTAAACTTCCTAGAGGCTAATCTGACGTTAGAAGATGTCAATCGAGTGGTTATCTCTTCGGTCGTTCCTCAATTGAATGACATTCTTTCAGAATTCACAAAACCCCTAATCGACAAGGAGCCTGTATTTGTGGGGCCAAAAGTTTATGATAAGCTACCGATCAATACGCAAAACCCTTACGAAATTGGTACGGACCTTATTGCCAATGCCATGGCGGGCCATGTACTTTATCAAGAAGACATAATCATCGTAGATTTCGGTACAGCATTGACCTTTACCGTAGTGGCAGGTGACGGTAATATCAAAGGAGTGAACATTGCTCCCGGCTTAAAAACTGCCATCGTAGCCTTAGTCGGCAATACGGCACAATTACCAGAAGTACCTTTAGAATTACCAGATTCTGTGATTGGAACCAATACAACTACCGCTATCCAAAATGGAGTGCTTTGGGGCTATGTGAGTATGGTCGAGGGTATGCTGGATCGTATCCAAAAAGAACTGAACAAAGAGGCAAAAGTCATCGCTACGGGAGGGCTTTCCTCTATCTTGCACCCCTTGCATGATCGTTTTGATCAGGTGAATCGGCACCTTACACTTGAAGGGCTACGTTTTATACATGAGGCAGTAATAGAAAAGGTATGA
- a CDS encoding M14 family metallopeptidase, with amino-acid sequence MKRPALLILSCFLTFQSLAQQVDRSLLIKPERTNYRETSTYQEVIDFTTLVTKDSKYVTKVSMGTSLEGKDIPVFVLANPKIETPEQAKASGKPIIYIQGNIHSGEVEGKEVVQILMRDILTGEKSYLLDNQIILFVPIYNTDSNDKMEAGRRPSQEGSPIETGIRANSQGWDLNRDGMKMETIESRGLFQNIIVPWDPTLFVDLHTTNGTWHGYSLTWAPSYHTAGEKAPYDFTWDRILPEVTEKALDKYDVHLGPYGYYYTRREGWPIKSIYTYNHHPRYLVNQFGLRNRMAILSEAFAHERLYQRINSTYAFVSEILEFTNKNGDEMLRINAKAEQDAINLVKEQGGKVQKGVRFKMVALDEPIPAYRTYNHMETTNERGQKTYLRKPEIIELKDVVNHSGFEATKTTTLPKGYLIPKEFATIAEHLKMHGVQVTELTKNKRAKGEVFTATKLQRSNRAFEKHKMATIEGSYAAANKKFGKGDFWVDMAQPLANLIFYLLEPESDDGLVTWNFFDEHFDSNGIAEKPVEYPIFKYFEIK; translated from the coding sequence ATGAAAAGACCAGCGCTTCTAATTCTCAGTTGTTTCCTAACCTTTCAATCCCTAGCCCAGCAGGTAGACCGAAGCTTGTTGATAAAACCAGAAAGGACCAACTACCGAGAGACCTCTACCTATCAAGAAGTAATTGACTTTACCACCCTTGTCACCAAGGATAGTAAATATGTCACTAAGGTCAGCATGGGGACTAGTTTGGAGGGAAAAGACATTCCCGTTTTTGTGTTGGCAAACCCCAAAATTGAAACCCCGGAGCAAGCGAAGGCAAGCGGTAAGCCGATCATCTATATCCAAGGAAATATCCACTCAGGCGAGGTTGAAGGGAAGGAAGTGGTTCAAATTCTGATGCGAGATATCCTGACGGGAGAAAAGAGTTACTTACTCGATAATCAGATCATACTTTTCGTGCCGATCTATAATACTGACAGCAATGATAAAATGGAGGCAGGACGAAGGCCTTCTCAAGAGGGAAGTCCAATAGAGACAGGCATCCGTGCAAACAGTCAGGGTTGGGACTTGAATAGAGACGGAATGAAAATGGAGACTATTGAGTCCAGAGGGCTATTCCAAAATATCATCGTGCCTTGGGATCCAACACTTTTTGTTGACTTACATACGACCAATGGCACCTGGCATGGATATTCTTTGACTTGGGCGCCAAGCTATCACACAGCGGGAGAAAAAGCCCCTTACGATTTTACCTGGGACAGAATCTTACCTGAAGTCACCGAAAAAGCACTGGACAAATATGATGTGCATTTGGGACCTTATGGTTACTACTATACAAGAAGAGAAGGCTGGCCAATCAAGTCGATTTATACCTATAATCACCATCCACGCTATTTGGTTAACCAATTCGGTTTGAGAAATCGCATGGCCATTCTCAGCGAAGCTTTCGCACATGAAAGGCTCTATCAGCGAATCAATTCTACCTACGCTTTTGTCAGCGAGATTCTTGAGTTTACAAACAAAAACGGTGATGAGATGCTGCGCATCAATGCCAAAGCTGAGCAAGACGCTATCAATTTGGTTAAAGAGCAGGGAGGCAAAGTACAAAAAGGTGTTCGTTTTAAAATGGTGGCATTGGATGAGCCGATTCCTGCTTATAGAACCTATAATCACATGGAAACGACCAATGAGCGGGGGCAAAAGACCTATTTGAGAAAACCCGAGATCATTGAGTTAAAAGATGTGGTGAATCACAGTGGTTTCGAAGCAACAAAAACGACCACTTTACCCAAGGGCTATCTTATACCGAAAGAGTTCGCTACTATTGCCGAGCACCTGAAAATGCATGGAGTTCAAGTGACTGAACTCACAAAAAACAAGAGAGCAAAAGGAGAGGTCTTTACCGCCACCAAGCTTCAAAGATCTAACCGAGCTTTCGAAAAACACAAGATGGCTACAATCGAAGGGTCTTATGCAGCTGCAAACAAGAAGTTCGGTAAAGGAGACTTCTGGGTGGATATGGCCCAACCACTAGCCAATTTGATTTTCTATTTATTGGAGCCTGAGTCAGATGATGGTTTGGTCACCTGGAATTTCTTTGACGAGCACTTCGATAGCAACGGCATTGCCGAAAAACCTGTCGAATATCCAATTTTTAAGTATTTCGAGATTAAGTAA
- a CDS encoding carboxypeptidase-like regulatory domain-containing protein: MNRFILLLVALLCLNFAANAQKIAFSGEVRDSLGTPLQFANVLAIDTVKKTMSAFGVTDQQGRFRISLDRGVTYRLKVSFIGYLPFEQVFTPEESNDVPYGIILKSDVTQLGDVEVVSEMPVLIQGDTITYKVDAFTQGNERKLEDVLEDLPGVEVDEDGGVKVQGKDVSKLLVDGKEFFDGDTKLGTKNLPANVVDKVQVLQNYNNVGPLSGVNNSEQIALNIQLKEDKKNIVFGDISAGAGPEERYKAKANTFYYNPKTNLNLIAGLNNVGELTFTMRDYFRFTGGLGSFARGAGSSFQVSSNNLGIPMAERNNARDLKNIVGAFNYNLNPTNKWSFSGFAIGSKVDNTLGSVQQRTYILQPNANQETLSSIQNVNSTSGLFKFAGKFTPNPSLQIDYSAFGRLSDITNSDDQTSVFGAITNDISGLRNQEPRSIEQQLRGFYAPNERDVFSFEGSYQYQNQDPSYNLVTTGQPFASIIPMTGSSPFDLTQLRDVTTKKQEAVFNYYRILNKTNHINFKVGNTYSSQTLTSNMFERLSDLSTNEFSDPTLVNLVDYTYQNYYLGVLYKTKLGKLVLTPSLNLHYYDIANEQNGAEAGFDKTLLLPSVNAKYTFRTSHSLTLDYRVTAEFTDVANIAEGLLVSGYNSLFGGNANLQNSLYHSVQLNYFNFNMYNFFNVYGGLTYSRRFDDITNIVSFNNLERVNTPININTANEVLSGYASTDKRFDAWRLNFRANWSRSTSNNIISDTPNENTNFQQSYKATISTTLFKSLFLDVGYDVSFNTYEGRNVSSQFENHKPFASLSKKFLKGFELEVEYEYNSYISSGNNSSTFDLLDANLTYRQEGSPWEFKVEGMNLMNTTGIRRDSFTESLISTFEYFIQKRYWVFSIMYDL; encoded by the coding sequence ATGAACAGATTCATACTGCTTCTAGTGGCATTGCTATGCCTAAACTTTGCCGCCAATGCACAGAAAATAGCCTTTAGCGGAGAGGTTAGGGATTCTTTGGGGACTCCTCTTCAGTTTGCTAATGTTTTGGCGATCGATACGGTTAAAAAGACAATGTCAGCCTTTGGCGTTACTGATCAACAAGGACGATTTAGGATTTCATTGGATCGCGGGGTGACTTACAGATTAAAAGTAAGTTTCATCGGATATTTGCCCTTTGAGCAGGTTTTCACTCCTGAAGAAAGCAACGATGTTCCCTACGGAATTATATTGAAGTCTGATGTTACACAGCTTGGTGATGTAGAGGTGGTTTCGGAGATGCCTGTGCTCATACAGGGTGATACCATTACTTATAAAGTAGATGCCTTTACGCAGGGCAATGAAAGAAAGCTTGAAGATGTGCTTGAAGATCTCCCTGGTGTTGAAGTGGATGAAGATGGAGGAGTTAAAGTTCAAGGGAAAGATGTCAGTAAATTGTTAGTAGATGGTAAGGAGTTCTTTGATGGAGACACCAAATTAGGCACAAAGAATCTTCCGGCCAATGTGGTAGACAAGGTACAGGTGCTACAGAATTATAATAACGTAGGACCACTGAGTGGAGTGAACAACAGTGAGCAAATTGCCTTGAATATTCAGCTCAAAGAAGACAAGAAGAACATAGTCTTTGGAGATATTTCGGCAGGAGCAGGCCCAGAGGAGCGCTACAAAGCGAAGGCCAATACTTTTTACTATAACCCGAAAACCAACCTCAACTTAATTGCAGGTTTGAATAATGTAGGTGAGCTTACTTTCACTATGCGCGATTACTTCAGGTTTACAGGTGGGCTTGGAAGTTTCGCTCGAGGAGCGGGCTCATCTTTTCAGGTAAGCTCTAATAATCTGGGTATCCCAATGGCTGAACGAAATAATGCACGTGACCTGAAAAATATAGTCGGGGCATTTAATTATAACCTGAATCCCACGAATAAATGGAGCTTCTCAGGTTTTGCCATTGGCTCAAAAGTAGACAATACCTTAGGGTCTGTGCAGCAACGAACCTACATCCTTCAGCCAAATGCTAACCAAGAGACGCTTAGTTCAATACAAAATGTGAATAGTACTTCGGGCTTATTTAAGTTTGCCGGCAAATTCACGCCTAACCCAAGCCTACAGATTGATTACAGTGCTTTTGGAAGACTTTCGGATATTACAAATTCAGATGATCAAACCTCTGTTTTTGGAGCAATTACGAATGATATCTCTGGTTTAAGAAACCAGGAACCAAGATCGATTGAGCAACAATTGCGTGGTTTTTATGCCCCGAATGAAAGAGATGTTTTCTCCTTTGAGGGGTCTTATCAGTATCAAAACCAAGACCCTTCCTACAACCTGGTAACCACAGGTCAGCCATTTGCCAGCATCATACCAATGACTGGAAGTAGCCCGTTCGACTTGACACAATTAAGAGATGTGACGACAAAAAAGCAGGAGGCAGTATTCAACTATTATCGCATTCTGAACAAAACAAATCACATCAATTTCAAGGTTGGTAACACCTATTCAAGCCAAACTTTGACTTCTAACATGTTTGAAAGGCTTAGCGATTTGTCAACAAATGAGTTTAGCGATCCGACATTGGTCAACTTGGTGGACTACACCTACCAGAATTATTACTTGGGCGTACTTTACAAAACTAAGTTGGGTAAACTGGTACTTACACCTTCCCTAAACCTGCACTATTATGATATTGCCAATGAGCAAAATGGTGCTGAAGCAGGTTTCGATAAAACCTTGCTACTACCTTCAGTCAATGCGAAGTATACCTTTAGAACGTCTCACTCATTGACCTTGGATTATAGGGTTACGGCAGAGTTCACAGATGTAGCAAATATTGCGGAGGGGCTACTCGTCAGCGGGTATAACTCATTGTTTGGAGGCAATGCCAATTTACAGAACAGTCTATACCACAGTGTACAGTTAAATTACTTCAACTTCAACATGTATAACTTCTTCAACGTATATGGTGGTCTGACTTACTCAAGACGATTTGATGACATTACAAATATTGTCAGCTTCAATAATCTTGAGCGTGTTAACACGCCAATTAACATCAATACCGCTAACGAAGTGCTTTCAGGTTATGCCAGTACTGACAAGCGTTTTGATGCATGGCGCTTGAATTTCAGAGCCAATTGGTCTAGGAGCACCAGCAATAACATCATTAGTGATACACCTAATGAGAATACAAACTTTCAACAGTCATACAAGGCCACTATATCTACCACACTGTTTAAATCTTTATTTCTGGACGTAGGATATGATGTGTCATTTAATACGTATGAGGGTAGAAACGTTTCGAGTCAATTCGAAAACCACAAGCCCTTTGCTAGCTTGAGTAAGAAGTTCTTGAAGGGATTTGAGCTTGAAGTGGAATACGAGTACAATAGTTACATCAGCTCAGGAAATAACTCAAGCACTTTTGACTTGCTAGACGCTAACTTGACCTATCGTCAGGAGGGCAGCCCATGGGAGTTCAAAGTGGAAGGTATGAACCTGATGAATACGACAGGAATCAGACGAGATTCATTTACAGAAAGTTTGATCAGTACATTTGAGTATTTTATTCAGAAGCGATATTGGGTGTTTAGTATCATGTATGACCTATAG
- a CDS encoding M28 family peptidase, with the protein MKKQLNLLSVLVTTAIIGCAEKTDLEKTLDTVSQQTIKDHIYYIASDEMRGRNTGSPEILKAADYLADQLESYGAQPVPGAEGYFQPVPFRQKTPATSGSFSYAGRDFDLNEDFLVVDGKSGDYEGEVVYLEYALEGDYEGKDVAGKIVFAKAGDGTTADRRAILRLSRQKYEFARDNGAAGLVEFYNSPATPWAQLGFTFNRVNLTLDSFDNDKEIIPHLWLKDLDNSNQRFMRTRSIKRASLKIEGMTNEITRDKNILAMVEGTDPELKKEFIMFSAHYDHVGVGRADAEGDSIYNGTRDNAIGTVTVLSAAENIAKYPMKRSALFVLFTGEEKGLLGSRYLANNPILPNEEIVFCWNSDNGGYNDKTISTIVGLERTTASQYIKDANVAFGLEAIDDPAGEQGLFDRSDNVSFARKGIPAPTYSLGFRAFDSEITKYYHQPGDNPNTVDYDYLEKFFKSYVYASRMIGNAAERPFWVEGDKYYETGKKLYGMN; encoded by the coding sequence ATGAAGAAGCAATTGAACCTATTATCTGTCCTTGTTACCACCGCCATCATAGGCTGTGCTGAAAAGACTGATTTGGAAAAGACACTTGATACAGTAAGTCAGCAGACTATTAAAGATCATATCTACTACATCGCTTCTGACGAAATGCGAGGTAGAAATACTGGATCTCCAGAGATTTTAAAGGCGGCTGATTATTTGGCTGATCAGCTTGAGAGCTATGGAGCACAGCCAGTTCCGGGAGCTGAAGGCTACTTTCAACCCGTTCCTTTTAGGCAAAAAACACCAGCCACCTCGGGCAGTTTTAGCTACGCAGGCCGAGATTTCGACTTAAACGAAGATTTCTTGGTAGTCGATGGTAAAAGCGGTGACTATGAAGGTGAAGTAGTGTATTTGGAATATGCCCTTGAGGGAGATTATGAAGGCAAGGATGTTGCTGGTAAAATAGTCTTTGCTAAAGCTGGAGATGGAACTACCGCTGACCGAAGAGCCATTCTTCGTCTAAGTCGTCAGAAATATGAATTTGCCAGAGACAATGGTGCCGCAGGCCTTGTTGAGTTTTACAACTCACCTGCCACGCCATGGGCGCAATTGGGCTTCACTTTTAATAGAGTAAACTTAACTCTTGATAGTTTTGATAACGATAAAGAGATTATCCCTCACCTGTGGTTAAAAGATCTTGATAATTCGAATCAACGCTTTATGCGAACAAGGAGTATCAAAAGAGCCTCCTTGAAAATCGAAGGAATGACCAATGAAATCACCAGGGACAAGAACATTTTGGCCATGGTGGAGGGTACGGATCCTGAATTGAAAAAAGAATTTATCATGTTCTCCGCTCATTATGATCACGTAGGTGTTGGGCGAGCAGATGCCGAGGGAGATTCAATCTACAATGGCACCAGAGACAATGCCATAGGCACTGTTACAGTGCTTTCGGCCGCTGAGAATATTGCCAAATACCCGATGAAGCGATCGGCCTTGTTTGTCTTGTTTACTGGAGAGGAAAAAGGGCTTTTAGGAAGTCGTTATTTAGCCAATAATCCAATTTTGCCCAATGAGGAGATTGTTTTCTGTTGGAATAGTGACAATGGGGGCTATAATGACAAGACCATTTCAACCATTGTTGGCCTTGAACGAACTACTGCGTCACAGTATATCAAAGATGCTAACGTGGCCTTCGGCCTGGAAGCCATTGACGATCCTGCAGGTGAGCAGGGGTTATTTGATAGGTCTGATAACGTGAGCTTCGCTCGAAAAGGGATTCCTGCCCCTACGTATAGTTTGGGTTTCCGCGCTTTTGACAGTGAGATTACAAAATACTATCACCAACCGGGTGACAATCCAAATACTGTCGACTATGACTACTTGGAGAAATTCTTCAAGAGTTATGTTTATGCATCTCGTATGATTGGTAATGCTGCCGAAAGACCATTCTGGGTTGAAGGTGACAAGTATTACGAGACTGGCAAAAAGCTCTACGGAATGAATTGA